From a region of the Panicum virgatum strain AP13 chromosome 2K, P.virgatum_v5, whole genome shotgun sequence genome:
- the LOC120667751 gene encoding probable cellulose synthase A catalytic subunit 8 [UDP-forming] isoform X1 — MNVGQAAHLSGQMSGQAAQMNQVANSGLGVGGADGLQQHQPMQDMAADQQFVMLRTAMREKIFEYIGRKQSSAEWRKRLPELAKRLEEILYRKFPNRNDYYNMMKGPVEPQLQFAIKTLSAQNQQNQQNPQVSRQIASSSGYGTMIPTPGMTQSSSGNSRIPYVTDNNTLSSSGSSMVPQNANMGASMPGSMSNGYQHLNNTIAQNSTPNSIQSTMGSVGVQRQLPHMIPTPGFSNQQNVPANPDYSNGTGYFNGESAVASHMQHQKQFSSNQNSNQIQHIGGHSNSGIHSSMLDNSSAYGLSDGHMNGGIGLHGSNMQLTNRTSAPEAYMNISNPCGNSPKPLQQQFNQHPQQRIPSSPAIRGEEGDDTDADDASDFNYPASGNNDQKQKIADRMRSWRMNAGGSGDVGRPKYDSGEIGLSKYDSGEIPRGYIPSVTNSQISGEIPGASPDHHMMSPTGNIGKRAPFPYVNHSPNPSREFSGSIGNVAWKERVDGWKMKQDKGTIPMTNGTSIAPSEGRGVGDIDASTDYNMEDALLNDETRQPLSRKVPIPSSRINPYRMVIVLRLVVLSIFLHYRITNPVRNAYPLWLLSVICEIWFALSWILDQFPKWFPINRETYLDRLALRYDREGEPSQLAAVDIFVSTVDPLKEPPLVTANTVLSILAVDYPVDKVSCYVSDDGAAMLTFDALAETSEFARKWVPFVKKYNIEPRAPQWYFSQKIDYLKDKVHPSFVKDRRAMKREYEEFKVRINGLVAKAQKVPEEGWIMQDGTPWPGNNTRDHPGMIQVFLGHSGGLDTEGNELPRLVYVSREKRPGFQHHKKAGAMNALVRVSAVLTNGQYMLNLDCDHYINNSKALREAMCFLMDPNLGRSVCYVQFPQRFDGIDRNDRYANRNTVFFDINLRGLDGIQGPVYVGTGCVFNRTALYGYEPPIKQKKKGGFLSSLCGGRKKASKSKKGSDKKKSKKHVDSSVPVFNLEDIEEGVEGAGFDDEKSLLMSQMSLEKRFGQSAAFVASTLMEYGGVPQSATPESLLKEAIHVISCGYEDKTEWGTEIGWIYGSVTEDILTGFRMHARGWRSIYCMPKRPAFKGSAPINLSDRLNQVFRWALGSVEILFSRHCPLWYGYGGRLKFLERFAYINTTIYPLTSIPLLIYCVLPAICLLTGKFIMPSISNITSIWFISLFLSIFATGILEMRWSGVGIDEWWRNEQFWVIGGISAHLFAVFQGLLKVLAGIDTNFTVTSKASDEDGDFAELYMFKWTTLLIPPTTILIINLVGVVAGTSYAINSGYQSWGPLFGKLFFTFWVIVHLYPFLKGLMGRQNRTPTIVVVWAILLASIFSLLWVRIDPFTTRVTGPDTQNMWHQLLGTWKVVETEKYHESCF, encoded by the exons ATGAATGTGGGGCAGGCTGCCCACCTGTCCGGGCAGATGTCTGGGCAGGCAGCTCAGATGAATCAGGTTGCCAACAGCGGTCTTGGTGTTGGCGGTGCCGACGGGCTCCAGCAGCACCAGCCGATGCAGGATATGGCGGCGGACCAGCAGTTTGTGATGCTTCGGACCGCTATGCGCGAAAAGAT ATTCGAGTATATAGGAAGGAAACAATCATCGGCTGAGTGGCGGAAGCGGTTGCCGGAACTTGCAAAGCGGCTTGAGGAGATCTTGTATAGGAAATTCCCAAACAGG AATGACTACTACAATATGATGAAGGGACCGGTTGAGCCACAATTGCAGTTTGCTATTAAGACCCTGAGTGCTCAGAACCAGCAAAATCAACAAAACCCACAAGTGTCAAGGCAAATAGCATCTTCCTCTGGCTATGGCACGATGATTCCAACACCTGGTATGACGCAAAGCTCCAGTGGAAATTCTAGGATTCCTTATGTCACAGACAACAATACTCTTTCATCATCTGGTTCAAGCATGGTTCCTCAGAATGCCAACATGGGTGCCTCGATGCCAG GTTCGATGTCTAACGGGTACCAGCATTTAAATAACACCATTGCACAAAATTCTACCCCAAATAGCATCCAATCAACAATGGGTTCAGTTGGTGTTCAGCGACAACTACCTCATATGATCCCAACTCCAGGATTCAGCAATCAACAGAATGTACCTGCCAATCCTGACTATTCAAATGGAACTGGATATTTCAATGGTGAGTCAGCTGTGGCATCACATATGCAGCACCAGAAGCAATTTTCTAGCAACCAAAATAGCAATCAAATTCAGCACATTGGGGGCCACAGTAATTCTGGGATACATTCAAGCATGCTGGATAACTCGTCTGCATATGGTCTATCAGATGGGCACATGAATGGTGGAATAGGATTGCACGGGTCAAACATGCAGCTAACAAACAGGACTTCAGCACCAGAAGCATATATGAATATATCAAACCCTTGTGGAAATTCGCCCAAACCTCTGCAGCAACAATTCAATCAGCACCCTCAGCAGAGAATACCGA GTAGCCCAGCGATCCGTGGGGAGGAAGGCGATGATACCGATGCCGATGACGCAAGTGACTTCAACTACCCTGCATCTGGCAATAATGACCAGAAGCAGAAGATTGCTGACAGAATGCGCAGCTGGCGCATGAATGCTGGGGGCAGCGGGGATGTTGGCCGCCCCAAGTATGACAGTGGCGAGATCGGGCTCTCCAAGTATGACAGTGGTGAGATCCCTCGAGGATACATCCCGTCGGTCACAAACAGCCAG ATCTCGGGAGAAATTCCTGGAGCTTCCCCTGATCATCATATGATGTCCCCTACTGGGAACATTGGCAAGCGCGCTCCGTTTCCCTATGTGAATCATTCAC CAAATCCGTCACGGGAGTTCTCTGGTAGCATTGGGAATGTTGCCTGGAAAGAGAGAGTTGATGGCTGGAAAATGAAGCAGGATAAAGGAACAATTCCCATGACTAATGGCACCAGCATTGCTCCCTCCGAGGGTCGGGGTGTTGGTGACATTGATGCATCTACTGATTACAACATGGAAGATGCCTTACT GAACGATGAAACTCGACAGCCTCTATCCAGAAAAGTGCCAATTCCTTCCTCCAGGATCAATCCTTACAGAATGGTCATTGTGCTGCGATTGGTTGTTCTAAGCATCTTCCTGCACTATCGTATCACAAATCCTGTGCGCAATGCATACCCGTTATGGCTTCTATCTGTTATATGTGAGATTTGGTTTGCTCTTTCCTGGATATTAGATCAGTTCCCAAAGTGGTTTCCAATCAACCGTGAGACTTACCTTGATAGATTGGCATTAAG GTATGACCGTGAAGGTGAGCCATCTCAGTTGGCTGCTGTTGACATCTTTGTCAGTACAGTCGACCCACTGAAGGAGCCGCCTCTTGTCACTGCCAATACTGTTCTATCAATTCTTGCTGTGGATTACCCTGTCGATAAGGTCTCTTGCTATGTATCTGACGATGGAGCTGCAATGCTGACATTTGATGCACTAGCTGAGACTTCAGAATTTGCTAGAAAATGGGTACCGTTTGTTAAGAAGTACAACATTGAGCCTAGAGCTCCTCAATGGTACTTCAGCCAGAAAATTGATTACTTGAAGGACAAAGTCCACCCTTCATTTGTTAAAGACCGCCGTGCCATGAAG AGAGAATATGAAGAATTTAAAGTTAGGATAAATGGCCTTGTTGCTAAGGCACAGAAAGTTCCTGAGGAAGGATGGATCATGCAAGATGGCACACCATGGCCAGGAAACAATACCAGGGACCATCCTGGAATGATTCAG GTTTTCCTTGGTCACAGTGGTGGCCTTGATACTGAGGGCAATGAGCTTCCCCGTTTGGTCTATGTTTCTCGTGAGAAGCGTCCTGGATTCCAACATCACAAGAAAGCTGGTGCCATGAATGCTCTT GTTCGTGTGTCTGCCGTGCTTACCAATGGACAATACATGTTGAATCTTGACTGTGATCACTACATCAACAACAGCAAGGCTCTCAGGGAAGCTATGTGCTTCCTTATGGATCCTAACCTAGGAAGGAGTGTCTGCTATGTTCAGTTTCCACAAAGGTTCGATGGTATTGATAGGAACGATCGATATGCCAACAGGAACACCGTGTTTTTCGAT ATTAACTTGAGGGGTCTTGATGGCATTCAAGGACCAGTTTATGTGGGAACTGGTTGTGTTTTCAACAGAACAGCTCTATATGGTTATGAGCCCCCAATTAAGCAAAAGAAGAAGGGTGGTTTCTTGTCATCACTATGTGGTGGCAGGAAGAAGGCAAGCAAATCCAAGAAGGGCTCAGAcaagaaaaagtcaaagaagcaTGTGGACAGTTCCGTGCCAGTATTCAATCTTGAAGATATAGAGGAGGGAGTTGAAG GTGCTGGATTTGATGATGAGAAATCACTTCTTATGTCTCAAATGAGCTTGGAGAAGAGATTTGGCCAATCTGCAGCTTTTGTTGCCTCCACACTGATGGAATATGGTGGTGTTCCTCAGTCTGCAACTCCAGAATCTCTTCTGAAAGAAGCTATTCATGTCATAAGTTGTGGCTATGAGGATAAGACTGAATGGGGAACTGAG ATTGGGTGGATCTATGGTTCTGTGACAGAAGATATTCTTACTGGATTCAGGATGCATGCACGAGGCTGGCGGTCAATTTACTGCATGCCTAAGCGGCCAGCTTTCAAGGGATCTGCTCCCATCAATCTTTCAGACCGTCTGAACCAAGTGTTCCGGTGGGCTCTTGGTTCTGTGGAAATTCTTTTCAGCCGGCATTGCCCCTTATGGTATGGCTATGGAGGACGCCTGAAGTTCTTGGAGAGATTTGCTTACATCAACACCACCATTTACCCACTCACGTCTATCCCACTTCTCATATACTGTGTTCTGCCTGCCATCTGTCTGCTCACTGGGAAGTTCATCATGCCATCC ATTAGCAACATCACTAGTATTTGGttcatctctctctttctttcaaTTTTTGCCACTGGTATCCTCGAGATGAGGTGGAGTGGTGTTGGCATTGATGAGTGGTGGAGGAATGAACAATTCTGGGTTATTGGAGGTATCTCTGCCCATCTTTTCGCCGTATTCCAGGGTCTTCTCAAGGTGCTTGCTGGTATCGACACCAACTTTACTGTCACATCAAAGGCCTCTGATGAAGATGGTGACTTCGCGGAGCTCTACATGTTCAAGTGGACAACTCTTCTCATCCCACCAACAACCATCTTGATCATCAACCTGGTCGGTGTTGTTGCTGGTACCTCCTACGCTATCAACAGCGGTTACCAATCATGGGGGCCGCTCTTTGGCAAGCTCTTCTTCACCTTCTGGGTGATCGTTCACTTGTACCCATTCCTGAAGGGTCTCATGGGCAGGCAAAACCGCACCCCAACCATTGTGGTCGTCTGGGCGATTCTTCTTGCTTCTATCTTCTCCTTGCTGTGGGTTCGCATCGATCCGTTCACCACCCGTGTAACTGGCCCAGATACTCAAAACATGTGGCATCAACTGCTAGGAACGTGGAAGGTTGTAGAAACAGAGAAATACCACGAGTCGTGTTTTTGA
- the LOC120667751 gene encoding probable cellulose synthase A catalytic subunit 8 [UDP-forming] isoform X2, with amino-acid sequence MNVGQAAHLSGQMSGQAAQMNQVANSGLGVGGADGLQQHQPMQDMAADQQFVMLRTAMREKIFEYIGRKQSSAEWRKRLPELAKRLEEILYRKFPNRNDYYNMMKGPVEPQLQFAIKTLSAQNQQNQQNPQVSRQIASSSGYGTMIPTPGMTQSSSGNSRIPYVTDNNTLSSSGSSMVPQNANMGASMPGSMSNGYQHLNNTIAQNSTPNSIQSTMGSVGVQRQLPHMIPTPGFSNQQNVPANPDYSNGTGYFNDGHMNGGIGLHGSNMQLTNRTSAPEAYMNISNPCGNSPKPLQQQFNQHPQQRIPSSPAIRGEEGDDTDADDASDFNYPASGNNDQKQKIADRMRSWRMNAGGSGDVGRPKYDSGEIGLSKYDSGEIPRGYIPSVTNSQISGEIPGASPDHHMMSPTGNIGKRAPFPYVNHSPNPSREFSGSIGNVAWKERVDGWKMKQDKGTIPMTNGTSIAPSEGRGVGDIDASTDYNMEDALLNDETRQPLSRKVPIPSSRINPYRMVIVLRLVVLSIFLHYRITNPVRNAYPLWLLSVICEIWFALSWILDQFPKWFPINRETYLDRLALRYDREGEPSQLAAVDIFVSTVDPLKEPPLVTANTVLSILAVDYPVDKVSCYVSDDGAAMLTFDALAETSEFARKWVPFVKKYNIEPRAPQWYFSQKIDYLKDKVHPSFVKDRRAMKREYEEFKVRINGLVAKAQKVPEEGWIMQDGTPWPGNNTRDHPGMIQVFLGHSGGLDTEGNELPRLVYVSREKRPGFQHHKKAGAMNALVRVSAVLTNGQYMLNLDCDHYINNSKALREAMCFLMDPNLGRSVCYVQFPQRFDGIDRNDRYANRNTVFFDINLRGLDGIQGPVYVGTGCVFNRTALYGYEPPIKQKKKGGFLSSLCGGRKKASKSKKGSDKKKSKKHVDSSVPVFNLEDIEEGVEGAGFDDEKSLLMSQMSLEKRFGQSAAFVASTLMEYGGVPQSATPESLLKEAIHVISCGYEDKTEWGTEIGWIYGSVTEDILTGFRMHARGWRSIYCMPKRPAFKGSAPINLSDRLNQVFRWALGSVEILFSRHCPLWYGYGGRLKFLERFAYINTTIYPLTSIPLLIYCVLPAICLLTGKFIMPSISNITSIWFISLFLSIFATGILEMRWSGVGIDEWWRNEQFWVIGGISAHLFAVFQGLLKVLAGIDTNFTVTSKASDEDGDFAELYMFKWTTLLIPPTTILIINLVGVVAGTSYAINSGYQSWGPLFGKLFFTFWVIVHLYPFLKGLMGRQNRTPTIVVVWAILLASIFSLLWVRIDPFTTRVTGPDTQNMWHQLLGTWKVVETEKYHESCF; translated from the exons ATGAATGTGGGGCAGGCTGCCCACCTGTCCGGGCAGATGTCTGGGCAGGCAGCTCAGATGAATCAGGTTGCCAACAGCGGTCTTGGTGTTGGCGGTGCCGACGGGCTCCAGCAGCACCAGCCGATGCAGGATATGGCGGCGGACCAGCAGTTTGTGATGCTTCGGACCGCTATGCGCGAAAAGAT ATTCGAGTATATAGGAAGGAAACAATCATCGGCTGAGTGGCGGAAGCGGTTGCCGGAACTTGCAAAGCGGCTTGAGGAGATCTTGTATAGGAAATTCCCAAACAGG AATGACTACTACAATATGATGAAGGGACCGGTTGAGCCACAATTGCAGTTTGCTATTAAGACCCTGAGTGCTCAGAACCAGCAAAATCAACAAAACCCACAAGTGTCAAGGCAAATAGCATCTTCCTCTGGCTATGGCACGATGATTCCAACACCTGGTATGACGCAAAGCTCCAGTGGAAATTCTAGGATTCCTTATGTCACAGACAACAATACTCTTTCATCATCTGGTTCAAGCATGGTTCCTCAGAATGCCAACATGGGTGCCTCGATGCCAG GTTCGATGTCTAACGGGTACCAGCATTTAAATAACACCATTGCACAAAATTCTACCCCAAATAGCATCCAATCAACAATGGGTTCAGTTGGTGTTCAGCGACAACTACCTCATATGATCCCAACTCCAGGATTCAGCAATCAACAGAATGTACCTGCCAATCCTGACTATTCAAATGGAACTGGATATTTCAATG ATGGGCACATGAATGGTGGAATAGGATTGCACGGGTCAAACATGCAGCTAACAAACAGGACTTCAGCACCAGAAGCATATATGAATATATCAAACCCTTGTGGAAATTCGCCCAAACCTCTGCAGCAACAATTCAATCAGCACCCTCAGCAGAGAATACCGA GTAGCCCAGCGATCCGTGGGGAGGAAGGCGATGATACCGATGCCGATGACGCAAGTGACTTCAACTACCCTGCATCTGGCAATAATGACCAGAAGCAGAAGATTGCTGACAGAATGCGCAGCTGGCGCATGAATGCTGGGGGCAGCGGGGATGTTGGCCGCCCCAAGTATGACAGTGGCGAGATCGGGCTCTCCAAGTATGACAGTGGTGAGATCCCTCGAGGATACATCCCGTCGGTCACAAACAGCCAG ATCTCGGGAGAAATTCCTGGAGCTTCCCCTGATCATCATATGATGTCCCCTACTGGGAACATTGGCAAGCGCGCTCCGTTTCCCTATGTGAATCATTCAC CAAATCCGTCACGGGAGTTCTCTGGTAGCATTGGGAATGTTGCCTGGAAAGAGAGAGTTGATGGCTGGAAAATGAAGCAGGATAAAGGAACAATTCCCATGACTAATGGCACCAGCATTGCTCCCTCCGAGGGTCGGGGTGTTGGTGACATTGATGCATCTACTGATTACAACATGGAAGATGCCTTACT GAACGATGAAACTCGACAGCCTCTATCCAGAAAAGTGCCAATTCCTTCCTCCAGGATCAATCCTTACAGAATGGTCATTGTGCTGCGATTGGTTGTTCTAAGCATCTTCCTGCACTATCGTATCACAAATCCTGTGCGCAATGCATACCCGTTATGGCTTCTATCTGTTATATGTGAGATTTGGTTTGCTCTTTCCTGGATATTAGATCAGTTCCCAAAGTGGTTTCCAATCAACCGTGAGACTTACCTTGATAGATTGGCATTAAG GTATGACCGTGAAGGTGAGCCATCTCAGTTGGCTGCTGTTGACATCTTTGTCAGTACAGTCGACCCACTGAAGGAGCCGCCTCTTGTCACTGCCAATACTGTTCTATCAATTCTTGCTGTGGATTACCCTGTCGATAAGGTCTCTTGCTATGTATCTGACGATGGAGCTGCAATGCTGACATTTGATGCACTAGCTGAGACTTCAGAATTTGCTAGAAAATGGGTACCGTTTGTTAAGAAGTACAACATTGAGCCTAGAGCTCCTCAATGGTACTTCAGCCAGAAAATTGATTACTTGAAGGACAAAGTCCACCCTTCATTTGTTAAAGACCGCCGTGCCATGAAG AGAGAATATGAAGAATTTAAAGTTAGGATAAATGGCCTTGTTGCTAAGGCACAGAAAGTTCCTGAGGAAGGATGGATCATGCAAGATGGCACACCATGGCCAGGAAACAATACCAGGGACCATCCTGGAATGATTCAG GTTTTCCTTGGTCACAGTGGTGGCCTTGATACTGAGGGCAATGAGCTTCCCCGTTTGGTCTATGTTTCTCGTGAGAAGCGTCCTGGATTCCAACATCACAAGAAAGCTGGTGCCATGAATGCTCTT GTTCGTGTGTCTGCCGTGCTTACCAATGGACAATACATGTTGAATCTTGACTGTGATCACTACATCAACAACAGCAAGGCTCTCAGGGAAGCTATGTGCTTCCTTATGGATCCTAACCTAGGAAGGAGTGTCTGCTATGTTCAGTTTCCACAAAGGTTCGATGGTATTGATAGGAACGATCGATATGCCAACAGGAACACCGTGTTTTTCGAT ATTAACTTGAGGGGTCTTGATGGCATTCAAGGACCAGTTTATGTGGGAACTGGTTGTGTTTTCAACAGAACAGCTCTATATGGTTATGAGCCCCCAATTAAGCAAAAGAAGAAGGGTGGTTTCTTGTCATCACTATGTGGTGGCAGGAAGAAGGCAAGCAAATCCAAGAAGGGCTCAGAcaagaaaaagtcaaagaagcaTGTGGACAGTTCCGTGCCAGTATTCAATCTTGAAGATATAGAGGAGGGAGTTGAAG GTGCTGGATTTGATGATGAGAAATCACTTCTTATGTCTCAAATGAGCTTGGAGAAGAGATTTGGCCAATCTGCAGCTTTTGTTGCCTCCACACTGATGGAATATGGTGGTGTTCCTCAGTCTGCAACTCCAGAATCTCTTCTGAAAGAAGCTATTCATGTCATAAGTTGTGGCTATGAGGATAAGACTGAATGGGGAACTGAG ATTGGGTGGATCTATGGTTCTGTGACAGAAGATATTCTTACTGGATTCAGGATGCATGCACGAGGCTGGCGGTCAATTTACTGCATGCCTAAGCGGCCAGCTTTCAAGGGATCTGCTCCCATCAATCTTTCAGACCGTCTGAACCAAGTGTTCCGGTGGGCTCTTGGTTCTGTGGAAATTCTTTTCAGCCGGCATTGCCCCTTATGGTATGGCTATGGAGGACGCCTGAAGTTCTTGGAGAGATTTGCTTACATCAACACCACCATTTACCCACTCACGTCTATCCCACTTCTCATATACTGTGTTCTGCCTGCCATCTGTCTGCTCACTGGGAAGTTCATCATGCCATCC ATTAGCAACATCACTAGTATTTGGttcatctctctctttctttcaaTTTTTGCCACTGGTATCCTCGAGATGAGGTGGAGTGGTGTTGGCATTGATGAGTGGTGGAGGAATGAACAATTCTGGGTTATTGGAGGTATCTCTGCCCATCTTTTCGCCGTATTCCAGGGTCTTCTCAAGGTGCTTGCTGGTATCGACACCAACTTTACTGTCACATCAAAGGCCTCTGATGAAGATGGTGACTTCGCGGAGCTCTACATGTTCAAGTGGACAACTCTTCTCATCCCACCAACAACCATCTTGATCATCAACCTGGTCGGTGTTGTTGCTGGTACCTCCTACGCTATCAACAGCGGTTACCAATCATGGGGGCCGCTCTTTGGCAAGCTCTTCTTCACCTTCTGGGTGATCGTTCACTTGTACCCATTCCTGAAGGGTCTCATGGGCAGGCAAAACCGCACCCCAACCATTGTGGTCGTCTGGGCGATTCTTCTTGCTTCTATCTTCTCCTTGCTGTGGGTTCGCATCGATCCGTTCACCACCCGTGTAACTGGCCCAGATACTCAAAACATGTGGCATCAACTGCTAGGAACGTGGAAGGTTGTAGAAACAGAGAAATACCACGAGTCGTGTTTTTGA